A stretch of Thermococcus bergensis DNA encodes these proteins:
- a CDS encoding DUF4152 family protein: protein MRIVSADTGGAVLDENYNPIGLIATAAVLVEKPYRTATLSIVKYSNPFDYDLSGRTALKDEALLGLKLARKVKPDVIHLDSSLGGIEVRKLDDPTIDALRISDRGKAIWHELSKDLQPLAKRFWEETGIEILAIGKESVAVRIAELYAGIYSVKWGIEYAMKEGFVRIGLPRYMTVEITENKIVGKSLDPREGGLYGEIPIEKIDTDWEIYPNPVARMFMVFEAKI from the coding sequence ATGAGGATAGTCTCTGCAGATACTGGAGGAGCGGTATTAGATGAAAACTACAATCCAATTGGTCTAATAGCAACTGCAGCTGTTTTGGTGGAGAAACCATACAGAACAGCAACGCTGAGCATTGTGAAGTACTCCAATCCTTTTGACTATGACCTCAGCGGAAGGACGGCACTGAAGGATGAAGCTCTTCTGGGATTAAAGCTTGCAAGAAAAGTAAAGCCCGATGTTATCCACCTAGACTCCAGCCTTGGGGGAATAGAAGTTAGAAAACTGGATGATCCAACTATAGATGCGCTGAGAATTTCCGATAGAGGAAAAGCCATATGGCACGAGTTAAGCAAAGATCTGCAGCCGTTGGCAAAGAGATTTTGGGAAGAAACCGGAATTGAGATCCTGGCTATAGGAAAAGAAAGCGTTGCCGTAAGAATAGCCGAGCTTTACGCGGGAATTTACTCCGTAAAGTGGGGAATTGAATATGCAATGAAAGAAGGCTTTGTACGGATAGGGCTTCCACGCTACATGACAGTTGAAATAACCGAAAACAAAATAGTAGGAAAGAGCCTCGACCCAAGGGAAGGGGGTCTCTACGGAGAGATACCAATAGAAAAAATTGATACTGACTGGGAAATTTATCCAAACCCCGTAGCGAGAATGTTTATGGTTTTTGAGGCCAAAATCTAA
- the iorA gene encoding indolepyruvate ferredoxin oxidoreductase subunit alpha: MEASSSSPTVAKSLTKKLLMGNEAIAYGALESGVSFATGYPGTPSTEVIETIARLNPEVFAEWAPNEKVALEEAAGVAYAGLRALVTMKCVGLNVAADPLMSLAYSGVEGGLVILVADDPGPHTSQTEQDDRYYGKLALLPVLEPADVQEAHDLIKYAYELSEKYKVPVIFRTTTRVNHTTADVEVGEFVKLDRKPKFEKDIQRYVRASMKGNLERHRWLNKTLKEIEAEFEGLSFNWIEGEGEIGIIAEGAPYNYVKEVVSKLDEKFKILKISTPHPLPRRLVVEFLKGVKKAIVVEDGAPFLEEEVKIVAQEEGITTPIYGKRTGHLPLEGELTPRLVKSVLLKLLGKDREEYIKAKEVEEAENLAPSRPPTMCPGCPHRGSYRALLDALKELGFKKDELPIHGDIGCYALSLLPPLEAIWTEYVMGASISLANGQSIAMNKKIIATIGDSTFFHNGLQPLVDAVYKDLDVLVMILDNRTTAMTGHQPHPGTGGSETKRKFREIDIESLVKALGVKYIKTVDPYDLKTTKEAIKEAMQVKGPAVIIAKRECIIPVLRRGEIGEIPVVIEEKCTGCKACALLTGCPALVFEEEKGKMKIDPLICTGCGLCEQLCPFDAIVYPSKK, translated from the coding sequence ATGGAAGCTAGCTCAAGTTCTCCGACAGTTGCCAAGTCATTAACTAAAAAGCTTCTCATGGGAAATGAAGCGATTGCATATGGAGCGCTCGAAAGTGGTGTATCATTCGCAACCGGATATCCCGGAACACCTTCAACTGAAGTTATTGAGACCATAGCAAGACTAAACCCCGAAGTCTTCGCCGAATGGGCGCCCAATGAGAAAGTGGCACTTGAAGAAGCCGCGGGAGTTGCTTATGCTGGTCTCAGGGCACTTGTAACGATGAAGTGTGTTGGACTTAACGTTGCTGCTGACCCTCTAATGAGCCTCGCCTATTCTGGAGTGGAAGGGGGGCTCGTTATTTTAGTGGCCGATGACCCCGGGCCGCATACTTCTCAAACGGAGCAGGACGACAGGTATTACGGAAAGCTCGCTTTGCTACCTGTTCTGGAGCCTGCAGACGTTCAGGAAGCCCATGATTTGATAAAATATGCGTATGAACTGAGTGAGAAGTACAAAGTACCTGTCATTTTCAGGACAACCACGAGAGTAAACCACACAACTGCCGATGTGGAGGTAGGAGAATTCGTCAAGCTTGACAGAAAGCCGAAGTTTGAAAAGGATATTCAAAGATATGTAAGGGCTTCAATGAAGGGCAACCTTGAGAGGCACAGGTGGTTGAATAAGACACTGAAAGAAATTGAAGCTGAATTCGAGGGCTTAAGCTTTAACTGGATTGAAGGGGAGGGCGAGATTGGGATTATAGCTGAAGGGGCACCCTACAATTACGTGAAAGAAGTTGTTTCAAAACTTGATGAGAAATTTAAAATCCTCAAAATCTCAACACCCCACCCTCTGCCGAGAAGACTCGTCGTTGAGTTCCTGAAGGGAGTTAAAAAAGCAATAGTTGTGGAAGATGGTGCACCGTTTTTGGAGGAGGAAGTGAAAATAGTAGCCCAGGAAGAAGGGATAACAACTCCAATATATGGAAAACGCACCGGACATCTGCCTCTTGAAGGTGAACTAACTCCAAGATTGGTTAAAAGTGTCCTCTTGAAGCTCCTCGGCAAGGATAGAGAAGAATACATAAAGGCAAAAGAAGTTGAAGAAGCAGAAAACCTAGCCCCCTCAAGACCTCCCACAATGTGTCCCGGCTGTCCACACAGGGGCTCCTATAGAGCTTTGCTTGATGCCCTAAAAGAACTAGGGTTCAAGAAGGATGAACTTCCAATTCATGGGGATATAGGATGCTATGCTTTATCTTTACTCCCACCCTTAGAGGCAATATGGACCGAATACGTTATGGGTGCAAGCATAAGCCTCGCAAATGGTCAGAGCATAGCGATGAACAAGAAGATAATTGCCACAATAGGAGATTCAACATTTTTCCACAATGGATTGCAACCTCTTGTAGATGCTGTTTATAAAGATCTTGATGTTTTAGTTATGATACTTGACAACAGAACAACTGCAATGACTGGGCATCAACCACACCCGGGAACTGGGGGCAGTGAAACTAAAAGGAAATTCAGGGAAATAGATATCGAATCACTCGTAAAGGCACTTGGAGTGAAGTACATAAAAACCGTGGATCCATATGATCTAAAAACCACTAAGGAGGCTATAAAAGAAGCTATGCAGGTTAAAGGCCCGGCAGTAATAATAGCAAAGAGGGAATGTATAATTCCAGTGCTTAGAAGGGGCGAAATTGGAGAAATACCGGTGGTCATTGAGGAGAAGTGCACAGGATGTAAAGCATGTGCCCTCCTAACCGGCTGTCCAGCGCTGGTCTTTGAGGAGGAAAAAGGGAAGATGAAAATCGATCCGCTAATATGCACAGGTTGCGGGCTTTGCGAGCAGCTCTGTCCCTTCGATGCGATAGTTTATCCAAGCAAGAAGTGA
- a CDS encoding diphthine--ammonia ligase, which yields MKVAVLFSGGKDSTYALYWALKEGHEVRYLVTMHSESEESYMYHVPNLHLTELQARAIGIPIVKGFTKGEKEREVEDLKRVLEGLKIEGVVAGALASQYQKERVERIAKELGIKVFVPFWKVEPEEYMRALIRDGLDVVIVGVSAYGLDEKWLGRKIDEKALEELKELNRKYKVHIAGEGGEFETFVRDAPFFKAKIVFDETEKIWDAFTGSGVLVVKRAHLEPKR from the coding sequence ATGAAGGTCGCAGTACTCTTTTCTGGAGGAAAGGACTCTACATATGCCCTTTACTGGGCATTGAAGGAAGGTCATGAAGTTAGATATCTTGTCACAATGCACTCTGAGAGTGAAGAAAGTTACATGTATCACGTCCCAAACCTTCACCTCACAGAACTGCAGGCGAGAGCTATTGGAATTCCCATCGTCAAAGGTTTTACGAAGGGAGAGAAAGAAAGAGAGGTTGAAGACTTGAAGAGAGTTCTCGAGGGGCTAAAGATAGAGGGTGTCGTCGCTGGGGCGTTGGCTAGCCAGTATCAAAAAGAAAGGGTCGAACGAATTGCCAAGGAACTTGGAATAAAGGTCTTTGTGCCCTTCTGGAAGGTTGAGCCAGAGGAGTACATGCGAGCCCTAATTCGTGATGGCCTCGATGTTGTTATAGTAGGAGTTTCAGCCTATGGGCTGGATGAAAAATGGCTGGGGAGAAAAATAGATGAAAAAGCCCTTGAAGAGCTGAAGGAGCTTAACAGGAAGTATAAAGTTCACATTGCTGGCGAAGGAGGAGAATTCGAAACATTCGTTAGAGATGCACCATTTTTTAAGGCAAAAATAGTCTTTGACGAAACCGAAAAAATATGGGATGCCTTCACTGGTTCGGGAGTTTTGGTTGTTAAAAGGGCCCATTTGGAGCCAAAAAGGTGA